GAAATGATCTTATATggataagaaagagaaaaaacaataaatgaaaCAAATTGTTTTCTTACGTAGAAAGAGATCAACTTGGTTAAAGGGTATGGTCGTAAAAGCATCTTCAGAAAGTGATTTTCGAGCACTATGTGCCTTAGAGTGTAATTGCAAAGCGAAATTGTGTCTCTGactaattttttcatgatttatcatAAAAGAGATCCAATTCTGTGTCTGAAGAAACCAATAAAACAAATGACACTGGAACCATCACAGATTCACAGGAGGTAAAAGAATTTGAGAAACCATATTTAGACATAGTAAGCACTCAGATTTGGCTAGCCATACATATGGAAACCGTCAGCAGCAATCATAGCAGAGCACATGAGGGGATGTGAATGATTTAAGTCTCACACAAAAGACGCAGCAGAAACAGTGTTTATGTAATTAGTCCACAAAGTTCCACTTTTCTTCCATTTCTTTAGAAACAGAACAGATTAAGAAcactcaagagattcaaaaccatAGATTGTCATTTATCACTAGAAACGCTTCTACTAGTACTAATCATCCTGTATATGGAAGATGGATGCAGCTATAGACAAGATGTCTTCATTTTCAACTGATCAGTTTCCCTTATTCTGTTTCCAACACAGTTGACCGACATGGTGGTTAGGTTCATAAGGATTCGATTTAATGCATTAAAAATCTGTGTATATATGTTCTATAGAGATATACACCTAACGGCTGTAAACTTTGTTTTAAGGACACAAGCAGTTTCAGTCTCTGTAATAATTTTaaagaatttatattttaagtattgtGTTGTTATAACTGTTGTAATCCTAAAATCTTTATGTCATCGACAAACCCTTGTACAAAATAGATTCCAAGATTTCAAGATAATACAGATACCAAAAAGCACATAACCGGTAGTAGACTTTTTAGCAAAAGATTGCACGAATTCTTTCTGGAAGATTAGTGGGTGCTATTCAattatctattttaatagagtttaaaattaaactaaaactaCCATTATTTAAATGatgattctaaattttattttaaaaataattaataaaattttaaagaattttataAGTCTAACCCCGCACTCTAAATAATAAaccttaaataataattattaaactctaaactcaaatattaaaatatttaattttattgagtATATTTTTGAAAGATGGTAGCCAATTTATGACATTTCAAGCAATTCCACCATGAATAACTTCCTTAGTTTTTATTGATTGCTCTATTCTAGTTTAGATTTCCAAACCACATCTAGCTTAGTATATATAATAGAGTAgcatttttctattaaaaatattgcaCTATCAGTGTTTTTACAATTGTTGTAATCCTAAAATCTTTATGGCATCTacaagtttttttatataatgtaaCTCCAATTATCATTTACTTTCATTAGCTTTTCCAAAACTTGCAGCCACATATGTATTTCCAAGCTATCATTATAGGTCACTAGCTATTCATTAGATTTTCATtctttattcttattttttacttttatgtttacatatttatttgtattgcATATCATACATAAgacttatttttttgttcactcATATGGTGAACCTTTAGATTTACCAAATAAtagaattttgttatttcatattcgacatctttttaaaaaagaaataaaatattatcaacttatattatatttttaaaataaaaaggtaaaaacataaataaaaatagtaatggttaggaaaaaaaactttaaattttttttttaacgtcgtcagcaaaacactaaatcctgtaccctaaattataatctctaaacccttggataaacccttgggtaaatcctaaagcATTGGAgaaatcctaaattctaaatcaaaaacactaaacactaaaacacacaagggtttagggtttagtgtttttaatttagagtttataatttatccaagggtttagagtttacccaagggtttagggtctacccaaggttttaggatttaggatttagggtttaaggtttagttttttttgctgacgactttataaatatttctttttaaaattattttttttgtaaatattatttttttttaatctttttattttaagagcATCATATAACTTGACGATATTTTGATTCCTTttctaaaagatatcgaatataaaataattaaatcctATTAGTTGGTGAATCTCTAGGTtcaacccaagaataactctgtACATAATTATGTTTGATTATGTTTATTGGTTTCTTATTATAAATTTCTTTCTCAAAACCTTATGTCTTatacagtataacctctttaaattattACTCTATAAATTgatatacactaaaaatttctataaaataatataattttataatctcaaattgagtttttggttcaattagtatatcgataaattaatatttctataaattaattaaaaaattatagttttggtgtaatctgaacattattaatttatagagttttcattatttgtttaaactTTACTGTGGGAATGAGCGAGGACACTggtttcaaaaaacaaaagtgAGCGAGGACatgttataattataaatttgtgTTATCTGCtaattaacttttgttaattataaagattttgtgAATAGTTGATCTACTTGAAATGCtttaataaacatattttatgaaaaagTTTTCATAATCAATAATCCAATAATAAGAGATTTTTAAAGATGACAAGTACTTCAGctactttattttcttttttgaataacACAAAACCTTATTGACTTTGTAAGATGATGAATCCAATAACTctagatatttataaatttctaactaattataaatttataaactaataacaccagagtttaacatatttttgaataacactagactcattataaaattaaaaatctataaaattctTTATAAATTCACAATCCTATAATAATTCTAAGCATCATAATCTTAATCATATATTATCATCTACaaatttatcaacaaaaatatttttagagcataggtattatatttattttatcatatttatctcctcttattttttgttaaataaaaatatatcatttacgtaataaaagtatattttctatatatgttaTGATTCAAATTTTGTACGTAAATACAAATGATGAAAAACACTGCAATGCATGACTTAACTGATAATTAAATTTCTCTTTTATTAGTTTAGTTAGGTTTTAAGCTAAATATTGGATATATAtcctaataaataatttaatttaataaaagttaaaattttataagttaGCCAATATTCAATATTGCTCTGTTAAAAACGGATTATCTTAGtttcacaataaaaatattaaaaatgaatatcaATCATTTCAAGATAAATCTTTAAAAATCAGTTGttgtttatagaaaaaaaaaatattaaaaatgattttatctCATATGAGAAAGGGTCATAGACTCATACTCATATGATGAGATGAATCCTATGAATTCATTAAAGttagttattattatataataagttaatTATACACTAttcatatgtaaatatatatattggataaaTGTTAAAGCGAGTTAAATTTacatcaaaattatattataattaatgactgtttttctaaaattaaattaccataaacttttttttttaattatattatgtgcTACTGGATCGTGGtctaatatttttcattaaagatatagattaatatttcaataaataataaattcataAATAGAATAATACTTTTCCGCATATAAATAATTGATGTTGGCAAAGCCAGTCGACTACCTAGCTCGGCTGATTGACAAAATGGTTAGGAATCGAATCACTTCCATAGGCTACTTTCGGAAACCAAAGCTGAAAGGTTTAGCGATTGGTTTGCAGCTCACACGGTATAATGGATAGTATTTTTACTctcatttttttattcttcattGCTTAGgctttgtaaataaatatttttcagaaaatgatcaataaatttgaaattttatcaaaaaaataaaataattgatgttttagtttttctctttgtatacaaaagaaaaagattgaTGTTCTATCTTCAATCTATTTTGTTTTACAAttcaaacataaattaaaatctaaaaaaattgaGAGGTAGACCTTTATTGGGAAATAGATAAAACTATAAagatatgtattatttttttaacatgtgTGCGAATTTTAAAAACATCGATTTCTTAAATCTAGAGGGAGTAGTCACTCATCTAGGTATTAGTATTACCAAAGGGACGAAAAAGGGAAATTTAGAAATTTGCATTACACGTGGCAGTTCTAACGTTCGAGTAAAAATTGAAACAGCTGGATTATATCACCGCTTTGCACCCAGACCTAACTGAAAAAAGGAAATAGAGAAATCAAAATTACACGTGTCAAATATAACGGCTGGATTTATCACCGCCCGGTCCGAACCTAAGGTTCAGCTTTGCTCCTGACATCCCCGAACCTAAttgaaaaaagtaaataaagaaACTTGAGATGCAAGTAGTAGgattataaatacaaatcaCAGAGGACACAACTACACACTTCGTCTTTGTTCGTTTGATTACCAAAGTCTGAGAAATCTAAAGAGAGTGATAGAgaaggaaagaaagatgaagagatcCATGTCTGATTCTAAAGAAAGCAGTCGATATGGTCGATGTGACGACGACGACAACAGCTACGACTCCGACGGTCCTCACAAGAAGCCTAAAACAGAGGACGATGCTGTTTCCTCGACCAAGACGAGCCCTTTTCGAGAAAGAGATTTGTGGGTGTTGACTAGTTTTCTTGGAAAAGGCTCATATGGCTCTGTTCACTTAGCCGTGAGAACGACCgagggagaagaagaatcaCTTCCTGAAGAGATGGCAATCAAAACGACCGAGTTCTCACAGGCTTCACGGCTCAAGAACGAGGCTGAGTTCTTAAACCGTCTTGAAGATAACCCATACATTGTCTCCTACTATGGCAACGTGACCACACATGACAAGAAAACCAAGAAGATGGTGTACAACACCATTCTCGAGTACTGTCACGGTCAATGCCTCGCGAAACACATCAAACTCCACAAAGGAATAGGGTTGGCGGAAGATAATGTGAAGATATTCGCTATGAGTATCTTGATCGGTCTCAAGCATATCCATGAAAAGAAGATAATCCACTGCGACATCAAACCGAAGAACATTTTACTCGCCGCAGGGGAGCATCATGGGTTTGTGGCTAAGATCTCTGGTTTCGGGAAAGCCATGGAGAAAGGGTCGAGCGAGTACGGTGATGGATGGGGTCACGTGAGAGGCACAACACGGTTTATGTCGCCGGAGCTTATAGGGGACAAAGTTCTGGACTATGGTGCGGATGTTTGGGCCTTTGGGTGCACGGTTCTTGAGATGTTGACAGGGGAACGTGTTTGGGCAGAGCATGGTGAGTTGTGTTGTTGGGAAGAATGGATTACTCTCATTGGTGAAAGCGATTTGGTTCCATATGTTCCTGATTCTTTGTCTGACGAAGCAAAGGACTTTCTGTCAAAGTGTTTTAAGAAAGATCCTTCCCGAAGGTGGACTGTTGACAGCTTGATGAACCATCCTTTTGTTAGGTGGAATAACGAATACcctgaagaggaggaggaagaagaagaagaagaaatatttgaagaagaagaggaagaagaaaacgaaatatttgaagaagaagaagaagaagaagaagaagaagaagcgattGAAATAGAAGAAGAATACCCTAAAGAGGAGtcggaagaagaagatcaaaaaTAGGTGTCCATGTCAATTAATCTTGTTTCATTATTTGTATTATGCTgcaaaaacaatggttattgTAAGAAGCATAGATGTTTCACTTGCAGTGAATTAATTGATTTTCTCGAAAGCTTGACAAAACTATATATACGTAAGTGTCAGTTGTACTTAAATTCTTCGTCAAGAGACTGCAAATTTCATGAAAACTCAATCGTACTGATTCATTACCGTAGCTGAAACAGAATATTCAGACAAGTTTTTATGTCTAAAACCAAATAGACTGTATCTTGCTAGTTAATGTATATGACAAACGAGGAAACATGAACTTGTTTAGATGATTGTAACACACAATCTTGTCTGCAACAAACAACCAAAAAAGGTTGGTGTCTTCGTGGTGCCCGCTGGTTTTAATCACGGTGTCGGCTATTTTGGCGTGGATGTCGTAACCGATTCGTCCCTAACCTTCTTCTTGTTGGCTATGATCTCGAGAAGGAATACTGAATGCAAGGTATTGTTGTCTTCAATCTACTTCATCACAGAGTACGTGGTGAGAGGTTTGTGGTCAAGTTTGTTTAACGATAAGAGCATGGAGTATAT
The window above is part of the Brassica napus cultivar Da-Ae chromosome C3, Da-Ae, whole genome shotgun sequence genome. Proteins encoded here:
- the LOC106356380 gene encoding mitogen-activated protein kinase kinase kinase 20-like, giving the protein MKRSMSDSKESSRYGRCDDDDNSYDSDGPHKKPKTEDDAVSSTKTSPFRERDLWVLTSFLGKGSYGSVHLAVRTTEGEEESLPEEMAIKTTEFSQASRLKNEAEFLNRLEDNPYIVSYYGNVTTHDKKTKKMVYNTILEYCHGQCLAKHIKLHKGIGLAEDNVKIFAMSILIGLKHIHEKKIIHCDIKPKNILLAAGEHHGFVAKISGFGKAMEKGSSEYGDGWGHVRGTTRFMSPELIGDKVLDYGADVWAFGCTVLEMLTGERVWAEHGELCCWEEWITLIGESDLVPYVPDSLSDEAKDFLSKCFKKDPSRRWTVDSLMNHPFVRWNNEYPEEEEEEEEEEIFEEEEEEENEIFEEEEEEEEEEEAIEIEEEYPKEESEEEDQK